From the Bacteroidia bacterium genome, one window contains:
- a CDS encoding GEVED domain-containing protein, with the protein MKPCFSMHCVAVKFLPFVAALLLVLSGTASAQYCTAGSTYCGGYDEAIYNVTVAGINNSSNACGTGGYTDFTTTVAPGAMTAGSSYPISVTNPNGYSGDQCNVWVDWNNNSVFTDVGESFLLTTTNNTLFTGSITCPVGTLTGNKRMRVRVSYYPSLTNLSCGVETFGEVEDYTIAVTGLGDPPPTIVLTSSPGCGTVANQTVVATITDNGSVAAAAIWFRKNTGSWFNAAATSVVGSTYTFIINHATLGGVVPGDMVYWYLGARDNLNGVATLPSGGSGATPPGSTPPAIFYSYGIALSLPYSQSFDAVGHGWTFGGTASSWRVGTPGGSIGTTAASPPNALLMQTTSNTYNNNENSWAMSPPMSFVGAVNDPVLAFSRKYDFESSWDGAWVEYTTNGGTNWLTLGTFPPLPSSLNWYNVASVISWAGPCWNGTAASTWVRSVHTLTGLAGQQCVQLRFRGSSDGSVIYAGMAIDDLVVGDFPQKDIEVVSAHVGYALNRWAQVQGQPHTVSAVIKTNGWESPPTSVTLVYKAGSVPASTGDGVSQTFTPTWASGQATVTFSTPYIPTALGPVTVFVRAFYTGDGAPANDNKSYAMNVQIDKVYGFEEFEGLAATGLPNFRTGWTVVNNGGANTWGVYTDGPRYVGAYVSDLNANDYLISPPALLRAGSSYRVRFKYSGCSWGTAPTTLVLLYGQNPNPATMSVVNTWVVPQVSNYVDATGVIPGTAPYFNTDPSAPANYYIAFRATNPSGNGCVALDDIIMDDNPSPPPKIGYGFPGSPITSYVDDPGIPIQITANYKQPGLINKTYAVSTTTNIFGTLGDFLWDVTTTTPWITLTKSTPDPTLQGYNFTPPRPRQFQTFTMTIDPSGLPIGVHRGELQFYGMLFNNDFPPPMNGLRATNEVFRVVVELRVVASGGGYAPTSQSRTLGPMTAPNTYIFTDAATGDPIGTVHMTSGTVNSMTITVFPNQLPQNLARMHYVKRYWQITHSGGSWTADITFPYAPQEAAMVQDPLQLRGVRQAVMLGQWENPIAGTTSASDPANSQVKVFSLNPGNVGGNIALAHPYGFVKADGDVPVSFSLDQNYPNPFNPSTSISFGVAEERAVRIVVYNQLGAEVAELVNETMPAGRYTTLFDARDLPSGTYICRMIAGDYVKTIQMMLSK; encoded by the coding sequence ATGAAACCTTGTTTCAGCATGCACTGCGTTGCGGTAAAGTTCTTACCGTTCGTGGCCGCATTGTTGCTTGTCCTATCCGGCACTGCCTCGGCGCAGTACTGCACCGCGGGTTCTACCTATTGCGGAGGATATGATGAAGCAATCTACAACGTCACAGTCGCGGGCATCAATAACAGCAGTAATGCCTGCGGTACAGGAGGATACACCGATTTTACGACAACGGTTGCACCGGGAGCGATGACAGCCGGTTCGTCCTACCCCATTTCCGTCACCAATCCCAACGGCTATTCAGGTGATCAGTGCAATGTCTGGGTGGACTGGAACAACAACTCGGTCTTTACCGATGTCGGGGAATCGTTTCTCCTCACAACGACCAACAATACGCTCTTTACCGGCAGCATTACCTGCCCTGTTGGTACACTCACCGGTAACAAGCGTATGCGTGTACGCGTGTCGTATTATCCGTCATTGACCAATCTCTCATGCGGTGTCGAGACGTTCGGTGAAGTGGAAGATTACACGATAGCAGTTACGGGACTGGGTGATCCGCCGCCGACTATCGTTCTCACCAGTTCCCCTGGCTGCGGAACTGTCGCCAATCAGACTGTGGTTGCTACGATTACCGACAACGGAAGCGTGGCCGCTGCGGCGATCTGGTTCCGCAAGAACACCGGTTCCTGGTTCAATGCCGCCGCGACCTCGGTGGTAGGATCTACGTACACCTTCATCATCAATCATGCGACGTTGGGTGGAGTCGTTCCCGGCGATATGGTCTATTGGTACCTGGGCGCAAGGGACAACCTCAACGGCGTGGCGACGCTTCCATCCGGAGGCAGCGGTGCGACGCCTCCCGGCTCAACGCCTCCGGCGATTTTCTATTCTTACGGTATTGCCCTGTCCCTGCCGTATTCGCAGAGCTTCGATGCGGTAGGGCACGGCTGGACCTTCGGCGGAACGGCATCGAGTTGGAGAGTTGGAACTCCCGGTGGCAGCATCGGTACCACCGCCGCGTCTCCGCCTAACGCATTGCTGATGCAGACGACGTCCAACACCTACAACAACAATGAGAATTCCTGGGCCATGTCGCCACCGATGAGCTTTGTTGGCGCGGTAAATGACCCCGTACTTGCTTTTTCTCGCAAGTATGATTTCGAGTCCTCCTGGGACGGCGCATGGGTGGAGTACACCACGAACGGTGGCACGAACTGGCTGACGCTCGGGACCTTCCCGCCGTTGCCGTCCTCCCTGAACTGGTACAACGTCGCCAGTGTCATCTCCTGGGCCGGCCCATGCTGGAACGGTACCGCAGCGAGCACGTGGGTGCGTTCGGTGCATACGCTCACCGGTCTTGCCGGACAGCAGTGTGTGCAGCTTCGATTCCGCGGCAGTTCCGACGGTTCAGTGATTTACGCCGGCATGGCGATCGATGACCTGGTGGTAGGCGACTTCCCGCAGAAGGACATCGAAGTCGTGTCCGCGCATGTCGGTTATGCTCTTAATCGCTGGGCACAGGTGCAAGGTCAGCCGCATACCGTCAGCGCAGTGATCAAGACCAACGGCTGGGAAAGCCCGCCGACGTCCGTGACTCTGGTGTACAAGGCGGGCAGTGTGCCGGCCAGCACCGGCGATGGTGTGTCGCAAACCTTTACACCGACCTGGGCCAGTGGACAGGCCACGGTGACCTTCTCGACCCCGTACATCCCCACAGCGCTCGGACCGGTGACGGTGTTTGTGCGCGCATTCTACACGGGTGACGGCGCACCCGCCAACGACAATAAATCCTATGCAATGAATGTCCAGATCGACAAGGTCTACGGGTTCGAAGAATTCGAAGGTCTGGCAGCGACCGGCCTGCCGAATTTCCGTACCGGCTGGACGGTGGTCAACAATGGTGGCGCGAACACCTGGGGTGTGTACACCGATGGTCCGCGCTATGTCGGCGCCTATGTCAGCGACCTCAATGCGAACGATTATCTGATCAGTCCGCCCGCGCTTCTCCGTGCCGGTTCAAGCTATCGGGTTCGTTTCAAGTATAGCGGATGTTCGTGGGGTACCGCTCCGACAACGCTGGTGTTGCTCTATGGTCAGAACCCGAATCCCGCCACCATGAGTGTGGTCAATACGTGGGTCGTGCCGCAGGTCAGCAACTACGTGGATGCAACCGGTGTCATACCCGGCACCGCGCCGTATTTCAACACGGATCCTTCGGCTCCTGCGAACTACTACATCGCCTTCCGTGCCACGAATCCTTCCGGAAATGGCTGCGTTGCACTGGACGACATCATCATGGACGACAACCCGTCGCCGCCGCCGAAAATCGGTTACGGCTTCCCCGGCTCGCCGATCACCTCGTATGTGGACGATCCGGGCATTCCCATTCAGATCACGGCCAACTACAAACAACCGGGCCTGATCAACAAGACCTATGCCGTTTCGACGACGACGAACATCTTCGGTACCCTTGGCGACTTCCTCTGGGATGTGACGACCACGACCCCGTGGATCACGCTGACCAAGTCCACACCGGATCCGACGCTGCAGGGCTACAACTTCACCCCGCCGCGTCCGCGTCAGTTCCAGACCTTCACCATGACCATTGATCCGTCGGGCCTGCCCATCGGCGTGCATCGTGGTGAGCTGCAGTTCTACGGCATGCTGTTCAACAACGACTTCCCGCCTCCGATGAACGGTTTGCGCGCGACGAACGAAGTGTTCCGCGTGGTGGTCGAGCTGCGCGTTGTCGCCAGCGGTGGCGGATATGCGCCGACGTCGCAGAGCCGGACGCTCGGACCGATGACGGCACCGAACACCTACATCTTCACCGACGCCGCGACGGGCGACCCGATCGGCACGGTGCACATGACGAGCGGCACGGTGAACTCCATGACGATCACGGTGTTCCCGAACCAGCTGCCGCAGAACCTTGCGCGCATGCACTACGTCAAGCGCTACTGGCAGATCACGCACAGCGGCGGCTCGTGGACGGCGGACATCACCTTCCCGTATGCACCGCAGGAAGCGGCGATGGTGCAGGATCCTCTGCAGCTTCGCGGCGTTCGCCAGGCGGTGATGCTGGGCCAGTGGGAGAATCCGATCGCGGGCACGACGTCGGCATCCGATCCGGCGAATTCGCAGGTGAAGGTGTTCAGTCTGAATCCGGGTAACGTGGGCGGCAACATCGCGTTGGCGCACCCGTACGGATTCGTGAAGGCCGATGGCGACGTTCCGGTGAGCTTCTCTCTGGATCAGAACTATCCGAACCCGTTCAATCCCTCGACGAGCATCAGCTTTGGCGTAGCGGAAGAGCGCGCGGTGCGCATCGTTGTGTACAACCAGCTGGGCGCCGAAGTGGCGGAACTGGTCAACGAGACGATGCCCGCGGGCCGGTACACGACGCTGTTTGACGCACGCGATCTGCCGAGCGGCACGTACATTTGCCGCATGATCGCCGGTGACTATGTCAAGACCATACAGATGATGCTTTCGAAGTAA